One genomic region from Candidatus Gastranaerophilales bacterium encodes:
- a CDS encoding nucleoside recognition domain-containing protein: MMGYIWVFLLVVSVVIAFFNGKMPLVVQSVADNAKLAVEISISLIGVMAFWLGLMKLAEKSGLITFIAKIIEPVTNLLFPEIPKKDEALGLIAMNVSANALGVTNAATPIGIKAMKEMQKFNTVKNTATNPMCTFLAINTAGFQLIPASIIAILAASGSVNPTEIIAPTILITALGTVVAVIAVKLLQPFFPVKEQTQDD, translated from the coding sequence ATGATGGGCTACATTTGGGTATTTTTACTCGTTGTTTCAGTTGTAATAGCTTTCTTTAACGGCAAAATGCCGCTTGTAGTCCAGTCCGTTGCCGATAATGCAAAACTCGCTGTTGAAATATCAATCTCGCTTATTGGTGTTATGGCATTTTGGCTTGGGCTTATGAAGCTTGCCGAAAAGTCAGGGCTGATTACTTTTATCGCTAAAATCATTGAACCTGTTACAAATTTATTATTTCCTGAAATACCTAAAAAAGACGAAGCATTGGGATTAATTGCGATGAATGTTTCCGCTAACGCCCTTGGAGTTACCAATGCCGCCACTCCAATAGGTATCAAGGCAATGAAAGAAATGCAGAAGTTCAATACTGTTAAAAACACCGCCACGAACCCTATGTGTACTTTTCTAGCTATTAACACAGCAGGCTTTCAGCTTATTCCTGCTTCTATTATTGCAATTTTAGCGGCATCAGGCTCTGTTAATCCTACGGAAATTATCGCACCTACAATACTAATCACGGCATTGGGAACCGTTGTTGCCGTTATTGCAGTAAAGCTTTTGCAGCCGTTCTTTCCCGTAAAGGAGCAAACGCAGGATGATTAA
- a CDS encoding type II secretion system protein produces the protein MCSKKSAFTLSEVLISMTLIGILVVVMLSITNFSDQNAKVLTGKKQQAESLIVSISKALSSGDTTGLALTAYTGDNSTLKEVFADKLNTKNENISLSNVDDYNLPEGMPAPEGPLPAVELVNGTTVAFQVLNTNCAKLADGGAPCALAYVDVNEKSAGGEKAQFMMAIYRDRAVSEYELCPGYTNGEKTVELECPLDKPNGKSTRIDTCSFGTVTIGSVTENCCPSSQTYGSNGCECTNKDLIIAGSQCICPQTKPNFNTKTGKCVEACVGNKVWNVSKNACVCPATLPDLIDGECTCTDKTEACSGAKEGTIIYKATCSDTGKTFAADPVNTCKCPKTLPDEINGKCVCSDIVSACSSPKVGSITYTASCSASGRVKVAEKANTCTCPAKEKITLKTNEVYSPLSETCTACIDSVMEKASTGCKCPDNLPDLVNGKCVCSDIMSACSSPKVGSITYTASCSATGKVKDKVKTNTCACPTTGVNSKAGCDGIFNSSTCVCTAACLAPKVPNAAKTGCECPATGFNSKAGCDGINFNSSTCTCEACAPPKVPNKDKTACECPAKEQISLVPGKETYDSSQPECKLCNGNANLIYSAGVIPYSFIHKGYTYKKYMYSTLNDKNADGYGYIFVANKDAARDNNNNSVAKTYAEAATICSNLGARIPTQPEFDVIHTLRIVRDGDVMEKNGDTYYWTSDVGKEDSGKTYYNAYNPKKSTTKQHAIYVLRKSTDKAYVLCVAKTDTIPKGDCICPPDKPNYNTQTGECKNACPSHKEWIENACVCKPSSKLKSQGYLKSNEIYDNTQNICKSSQLECPAWDKLYVLRYKALSADSATVYQQLQGTSAKKSSTSTGNQDSSRATTPGMKAVADALSQDDKDRNFMYHFAYIVAVTYKPLDSLSYGVQKEGSTAYALCKNMSNSGTTELKYQKAVEFCAGQKSTLMSEAEFREKYDSIKKLGIIDGKYWTITLEDAYYTVKFLIKKQTKKAYVVCNNGNVSTSTVKFADAQKYCGGIDKLPTYNQLLTIYASSPTKFKKDANYWTTTSAGSTQNYVFNATASKLYSKKARIVCQNSTVSDKDLTYKEAFDFCKSSGSSIPSLSSMPSPALLSKVYWSSNVITASGTNRKYFDLSTQIGLAVVVGEFSPRSWFNMFNNTDTAAITEDATENNQDISEDIDSNYVSAYQVKGNCRELCDKGGINEKNECINTCENFKVKQDIFNDCKKIGGAKPELCSGGAISYKDCPYSVAETFRRYSSPLVLDLLGDGLLFTSLEDGVIFDLDADGHAEKTAWTTLQTKFDNAFLCLDKNGNGQIDNGKELFGDQSGAATGFDELAKYDENADGVINKKDKVYYQLRLWADMNKNAKVDPGELKTLEEAGIIEIPVDYSIENDSSGQIKKDMHGNIVGFVGAFKMFVSQIVNGVATMVETVRHMIDVFFVTS, from the coding sequence ATGTGTAGCAAAAAGTCCGCTTTTACCTTATCCGAAGTCCTTATTTCAATGACTTTGATAGGTATATTGGTTGTTGTAATGTTATCTATTACCAACTTTTCCGATCAAAATGCAAAAGTTCTGACAGGCAAAAAACAACAAGCAGAGAGCCTTATTGTAAGCATTTCCAAGGCTCTGTCCTCAGGCGACACAACAGGCTTGGCTTTGACAGCTTATACCGGCGATAATAGTACTCTAAAAGAAGTTTTTGCCGATAAATTAAATACAAAAAATGAAAATATTTCCTTAAGTAACGTTGACGATTATAATCTGCCGGAGGGGATGCCCGCTCCTGAGGGTCCATTACCGGCTGTCGAACTTGTTAACGGTACAACAGTAGCATTTCAGGTGCTGAATACTAATTGTGCAAAATTAGCGGACGGCGGCGCTCCTTGCGCTTTAGCCTATGTAGATGTGAATGAAAAATCCGCAGGCGGTGAAAAAGCCCAATTTATGATGGCAATATACCGAGACAGAGCAGTCAGCGAATATGAACTTTGTCCTGGTTATACCAACGGTGAAAAAACAGTAGAGCTTGAATGCCCGTTGGATAAACCTAACGGTAAATCAACAAGAATAGACACATGTTCTTTTGGAACTGTAACAATAGGCAGCGTTACAGAGAATTGTTGTCCTTCCAGTCAAACGTATGGCAGCAATGGCTGTGAATGTACGAACAAAGACTTAATAATTGCGGGTTCGCAATGTATTTGCCCGCAAACTAAACCGAATTTCAATACAAAAACCGGTAAATGTGTGGAAGCTTGCGTAGGCAATAAAGTATGGAATGTTTCCAAAAACGCTTGTGTATGCCCGGCAACTTTACCTGATTTGATAGATGGCGAATGTACTTGTACCGATAAAACAGAAGCCTGTAGCGGCGCTAAAGAAGGTACCATAATTTACAAGGCAACTTGCAGCGATACCGGCAAAACTTTTGCCGCTGATCCCGTTAATACTTGCAAATGTCCTAAAACTTTGCCTGATGAGATTAATGGAAAGTGTGTTTGTTCCGATATCGTGAGTGCCTGTTCATCTCCTAAAGTAGGAAGCATTACCTATACCGCAAGCTGTTCGGCTTCAGGACGGGTTAAAGTTGCAGAAAAGGCAAACACATGTACCTGTCCCGCAAAAGAAAAAATTACATTGAAAACTAATGAAGTATATTCGCCGTTGAGCGAAACTTGCACAGCCTGTATTGACTCTGTTATGGAAAAGGCTTCTACAGGCTGCAAATGCCCTGACAATTTGCCTGATTTAGTCAATGGAAAGTGTGTTTGTTCCGATATCATGAGTGCCTGTTCATCTCCTAAAGTAGGAAGCATTACCTATACCGCAAGCTGTTCGGCTACAGGTAAAGTTAAAGATAAAGTTAAAACAAACACTTGCGCATGTCCAACTACAGGCGTTAATTCCAAAGCCGGATGTGACGGAATATTTAACAGTAGTACTTGTGTATGTACGGCGGCTTGCCTTGCGCCAAAAGTTCCCAATGCAGCCAAGACAGGGTGCGAATGCCCTGCTACAGGATTTAATTCCAAAGCCGGATGTGACGGAATAAACTTTAATAGCAGTACTTGTACATGTGAGGCATGTGCTCCGCCAAAAGTTCCTAATAAAGACAAGACAGCTTGTGAATGTCCTGCTAAAGAGCAGATTTCCCTTGTACCGGGTAAGGAGACATATGACTCAAGTCAGCCCGAGTGTAAACTTTGTAATGGCAACGCAAATTTAATTTATTCCGCCGGTGTTATTCCATATAGCTTTATACATAAAGGATATACGTATAAAAAATATATGTACTCTACATTGAATGATAAAAATGCTGACGGATACGGTTATATATTTGTAGCTAATAAAGATGCAGCAAGAGATAATAACAATAACAGCGTTGCCAAAACATATGCCGAAGCTGCAACTATTTGTAGCAATTTAGGTGCAAGAATTCCCACTCAACCCGAATTTGACGTTATACATACTTTAAGAATAGTAAGAGATGGGGATGTAATGGAAAAGAACGGGGATACGTACTATTGGACTTCCGACGTAGGGAAAGAAGATAGTGGCAAGACTTATTATAACGCTTATAATCCTAAAAAAAGTACCACTAAGCAACATGCAATATACGTTCTAAGAAAATCAACCGATAAAGCTTATGTTCTTTGTGTAGCAAAAACGGATACGATTCCTAAAGGTGATTGTATTTGTCCACCGGATAAACCTAATTATAACACCCAAACCGGGGAGTGTAAAAATGCTTGTCCTTCTCATAAAGAATGGATTGAAAACGCTTGTGTTTGCAAGCCGTCAAGTAAACTCAAATCCCAAGGGTATTTGAAATCCAATGAAATTTACGATAATACCCAAAATATATGTAAGAGTTCCCAACTCGAATGTCCTGCCTGGGATAAGTTGTATGTATTAAGGTATAAGGCTTTAAGTGCTGACAGTGCAACGGTTTACCAGCAATTACAAGGTACTAGCGCTAAGAAAAGCAGCACTAGTACAGGAAATCAGGATTCATCAAGAGCAACTACGCCCGGCATGAAGGCGGTTGCGGATGCATTATCTCAGGATGATAAAGATAGAAACTTTATGTACCATTTTGCATATATTGTTGCTGTGACGTATAAGCCTCTCGATTCGTTGAGTTACGGAGTACAGAAGGAAGGTAGTACAGCCTATGCACTGTGCAAAAATATGTCTAACTCAGGAACGACAGAATTGAAATACCAAAAGGCAGTTGAATTTTGCGCAGGTCAAAAAAGCACACTTATGAGTGAAGCCGAATTTAGAGAAAAGTATGACAGCATAAAAAAATTAGGTATAATCGATGGTAAATATTGGACTATTACTTTAGAAGATGCATATTACACAGTGAAATTTCTTATTAAAAAACAAACTAAAAAAGCTTATGTAGTATGTAATAACGGCAATGTTAGTACTTCTACAGTTAAATTTGCTGATGCGCAAAAATATTGCGGTGGTATAGATAAATTGCCTACTTATAACCAATTATTGACTATCTATGCCTCCAGTCCAACTAAGTTTAAAAAGGATGCAAATTATTGGACAACTACAAGTGCGGGAAGCACTCAAAATTATGTCTTTAATGCTACAGCAAGCAAACTGTATTCTAAGAAAGCACGCATAGTTTGCCAAAACAGTACCGTATCTGATAAAGACTTGACATACAAAGAAGCGTTTGACTTTTGCAAGAGTAGTGGAAGCAGTATCCCTTCGCTGTCATCTATGCCAAGTCCGGCTTTATTATCTAAAGTGTACTGGTCTTCAAACGTAATTACTGCTTCAGGTACAAATCGAAAATATTTTGATTTATCAACACAGATCGGATTAGCCGTCGTTGTTGGTGAATTCAGCCCGAGAAGCTGGTTTAATATGTTCAATAATACAGATACAGCTGCAATTACAGAAGATGCTACAGAAAATAATCAAGACATTTCTGAAGATATCGATTCCAATTATGTTTCCGCTTATCAGGTAAAAGGTAATTGTCGTGAGTTATGTGACAAGGGCGGAATAAACGAAAAAAATGAATGTATCAATACTTGTGAAAACTTCAAGGTAAAACAAGATATATTTAATGATTGTAAAAAAATAGGTGGTGCTAAACCGGAACTTTGCTCAGGCGGGGCGATATCTTACAAGGATTGTCCCTATTCCGTAGCGGAAACATTCAGAAGATATTCTTCACCTTTAGTTCTTGATTTATTGGGTGACGGACTGTTATTTACTTCGCTTGAAGACGGGGTCATATTTGACCTTGATGCTGACGGTCATGCTGAAAAAACGGCATGGACTACTTTGCAAACCAAATTTGACAATGCCTTCTTATGCCTTGATAAAAACGGCAATGGACAAATCGACAACGGCAAAGAACTCTTTGGCGACCAAAGCGGTGCAGCAACCGGCTTTGATGAACTTGCCAAGTATGATGAAAACGCAGACGGCGTTATAAACAAAAAAGACAAAGTTTATTATCAGCTTCGTCTATGGGCGGATATGAACAAAAATGCCAAAGTTGACCCCGGAGAACTAAAAACGTTGGAAGAAGCCGGTATTATAGAAATTCCCGTGGACTATTCTATTGAAAACGATTCTTCAGGTCAAATCAAAAAAGATATGCATGGCAATATTGTCGGTTTTGTCGGCGCATTTAAAATGTTTGTCAGCCAAATTGTTAATGGCGTTGCTACTATGGTTGAAACCGTAAGACACATGATAGACGTCTTCTTTGTAACGTCCTAA
- a CDS encoding type II secretion system protein, which translates to MRNLDKRKGFTLAEVLITLMIIGILAVITIPSLIQTYQERETVTKLKKTYSVLQQAYKLAEIENGTPTSWGLTTLKTIDKMKPYLNIIKDCSASSVNSGCMEPVKYMNSDNVHTPSFYENFILADNVSIGLRPPSTYPDCKNVSSNFGSSEICSQIYVDINGLKGPNKFGTDVFLFALTDKGIIFAGGPATKNFYCMTTSSQGYDCAGWIILRGNMNYLRENIYDKY; encoded by the coding sequence ATGAGGAATTTAGATAAAAGAAAAGGTTTTACATTAGCAGAAGTACTTATAACCCTAATGATTATAGGTATTCTTGCCGTAATAACTATTCCAAGTTTAATTCAAACTTACCAAGAAAGAGAAACCGTTACTAAACTAAAAAAGACTTATTCGGTATTGCAGCAAGCATATAAACTGGCAGAAATAGAGAACGGCACCCCAACAAGCTGGGGATTAACAACGCTAAAGACCATAGATAAAATGAAACCTTATTTAAATATTATAAAAGATTGCAGCGCCTCATCAGTTAACAGTGGCTGCATGGAACCTGTCAAATACATGAACAGCGACAACGTCCACACGCCTTCTTTTTATGAAAACTTCATATTAGCAGATAACGTTTCTATAGGTCTTCGTCCGCCAAGCACTTACCCTGACTGCAAAAACGTATCATCAAACTTTGGAAGCAGCGAGATTTGCTCTCAAATATATGTTGATATTAACGGCTTAAAAGGGCCAAACAAATTTGGTACGGATGTATTTCTATTTGCACTTACAGACAAAGGCATCATTTTTGCAGGCGGACCTGCAACCAAGAATTTTTACTGTATGACCACCTCATCTCAAGGATATGATTGCGCCGGATGGATTATATTGCGCGGCAATATGAACTACCTTAGAGAAAATATTTACGATAAATATTGA
- a CDS encoding DUF3326 domain-containing protein — protein sequence MDNNFAAFIVPAGIGASIGGFAGDAGIYARKLSHDIKLIVNPNVVNAACFSAINDSMLYVEGFALNRFFKGDIALRKSTNKIGVIFDKAIPQGVLNVHINTLNAMKMVYGVEGIEFEVTSQAACVNFEISSSNISTGSVDNLDTLIEAGHKLVKKGCSALAVVCRFDETPDDGYENGQGVDIVGGVEAIISHALSRKFNLPCAHAPAFEDMTISTGIVSPKAAAEYITPTFLPCIILGLWHAPQLIDIKKASCGDIVIEDLKALVMPYNALGSTPVFKSLEKNIPVLAVKENSTVLSVDKNKLELADIVELEKYADVAQYLS from the coding sequence ATGGACAATAATTTTGCAGCATTTATAGTTCCTGCGGGGATTGGGGCTTCTATAGGAGGCTTTGCGGGTGATGCGGGAATTTATGCAAGGAAGCTAAGTCATGACATTAAACTTATTGTCAACCCCAATGTGGTTAATGCGGCATGTTTTTCCGCCATTAACGATAGCATGCTTTATGTTGAAGGTTTTGCTCTCAACAGATTTTTCAAAGGCGACATTGCGCTTAGAAAAAGCACTAACAAAATAGGTGTAATTTTTGATAAAGCCATACCTCAAGGGGTTCTTAATGTACATATAAATACCTTAAATGCCATGAAAATGGTTTATGGCGTTGAGGGTATAGAGTTTGAAGTAACCTCACAAGCGGCTTGTGTCAATTTTGAAATAAGCTCAAGCAATATTTCAACGGGAAGCGTTGACAATCTTGATACGCTTATCGAGGCAGGACATAAACTTGTTAAAAAAGGCTGCAGCGCTTTAGCAGTTGTATGTAGGTTTGATGAAACGCCTGATGATGGCTATGAAAACGGGCAGGGTGTCGACATAGTAGGTGGCGTTGAGGCTATAATTTCTCATGCTCTAAGCCGCAAATTTAACCTTCCTTGCGCCCATGCGCCTGCTTTTGAAGATATGACAATTTCAACCGGCATAGTAAGTCCTAAAGCAGCTGCTGAATATATTACGCCTACTTTTTTACCCTGTATAATTTTGGGATTATGGCATGCGCCTCAATTAATTGATATAAAAAAAGCTTCTTGCGGGGATATTGTAATCGAGGACTTAAAAGCCTTGGTAATGCCTTATAATGCTTTGGGTTCTACCCCTGTTTTTAAATCTTTGGAAAAAAACATACCGGTTCTGGCGGTGAAGGAGAATTCTACAGTACTTAGCGTTGATAAAAATAAACTCGAACTAGCCGATATTGTCGAACTTGAAAAATATGCCGATGTTGCTCAATATTTATCGTAA
- a CDS encoding diguanylate cyclase, translating to MFDKFFNKIKTYGEKIQNFESVLSSEQLNFVEILEKNVRLEKEIADRTEELYHANKSILTLKHIWSTMNSSEPLSEVLRTIADGMTKDLGYLHAIIFQSFGKAGNEYLKIREASDEEYAAKVKGIVNINPEDIYIPYKIENNPLIKCITTNEIVEVEHATELLEGFALFLPDEHKKAIEKLFSGKAISIIPIIFQDKIFGCMLVISIRSEISDIEKNFLGLFAKQIELAVTIADLFQTIKEQAITDGLTGLYNRRHFDQCLANETKRSLRLKQPFTLITLDLDHLKAINDNYGHSVGDAAIVGIAQILKQNARSIDLPSRFGGEEFGIVLPGIDLDGGLIAAERMRSAIENTTIEGAGRITASIGVGTFLTHTDNVEELLELVDQAMYRAKRNGRNQVQVAQPWDENIWKRQALDSLVSLLSRQMMPINQNLAMELIEKLRNTNLNDKNVDEIIFLVVDEFVNIYKPHYQRGNIKEKMEMIEYIAKELNISQEDIGKYKMAAMVYDIGNVMLPESILLKEGPLDEGERKKLLKHPLVAAKEILAPIGTASNIVALIEHWNENYDGSGYPGILKGDDIPVGTSILVAVNAYFALISPRPYRKAFDKQAALEILNQDEGKKWSPKVIEIINRLILAKK from the coding sequence ATGTTTGATAAATTTTTTAACAAAATAAAAACCTATGGGGAAAAAATCCAAAATTTTGAGTCGGTGTTGTCGAGCGAACAGCTTAATTTTGTTGAAATTTTAGAAAAAAATGTACGTTTGGAAAAAGAAATAGCAGACCGTACAGAGGAACTTTATCACGCCAATAAAAGTATCCTCACTCTCAAACATATTTGGAGTACTATGAACTCTTCTGAGCCTTTGAGCGAGGTTTTGCGCACTATTGCCGATGGTATGACGAAGGATTTAGGCTATTTGCACGCTATTATTTTCCAGTCTTTCGGCAAAGCCGGTAATGAATATCTTAAAATAAGAGAAGCCTCCGATGAAGAATATGCCGCTAAGGTTAAAGGAATAGTAAATATAAACCCCGAGGATATTTATATTCCCTACAAAATTGAAAACAACCCTCTAATTAAGTGTATTACTACCAACGAAATCGTAGAAGTTGAACATGCTACGGAACTTTTAGAGGGTTTTGCGCTTTTTTTGCCCGACGAACATAAAAAAGCTATAGAAAAACTTTTTTCAGGGAAAGCTATTTCTATTATCCCTATTATTTTTCAGGATAAAATTTTTGGCTGCATGCTCGTGATATCAATCAGATCCGAGATATCAGATATTGAAAAGAATTTTTTGGGACTTTTTGCCAAGCAAATTGAGCTTGCCGTTACTATTGCGGATTTGTTCCAGACTATCAAAGAGCAGGCTATTACGGACGGTTTAACGGGTCTTTATAACAGACGTCATTTTGACCAGTGTCTTGCTAATGAAACCAAGCGTTCTTTACGTTTAAAGCAGCCTTTTACTCTCATTACGCTTGATTTAGACCATTTAAAAGCTATTAACGATAATTACGGACATTCGGTAGGTGATGCCGCCATTGTGGGTATTGCCCAAATTCTTAAACAAAATGCACGTTCTATTGATTTGCCTTCACGTTTTGGCGGTGAAGAATTCGGAATTGTACTTCCCGGTATTGATTTAGACGGCGGTTTAATCGCGGCGGAAAGAATGCGCTCGGCTATAGAAAACACCACGATTGAAGGCGCCGGCAGAATTACCGCAAGCATCGGCGTCGGCACTTTTTTGACCCATACGGATAATGTTGAAGAGCTTTTAGAACTTGTTGACCAGGCGATGTACAGGGCTAAAAGAAACGGCAGAAATCAGGTTCAGGTTGCTCAGCCATGGGATGAAAATATTTGGAAACGTCAGGCGCTAGATTCTTTGGTTAGCTTGCTTTCAAGGCAAATGATGCCTATCAACCAAAATTTGGCGATGGAACTTATTGAAAAACTCAGAAATACTAACCTGAACGATAAAAACGTTGATGAGATTATTTTCCTTGTGGTTGATGAATTTGTAAACATCTACAAGCCGCATTATCAGCGCGGCAATATTAAAGAAAAAATGGAAATGATTGAATATATTGCAAAAGAACTGAATATTTCGCAGGAAGACATAGGCAAATACAAAATGGCTGCTATGGTTTATGATATCGGTAATGTAATGCTGCCTGAAAGCATTTTGCTTAAAGAAGGACCTTTAGATGAAGGGGAACGTAAAAAACTCCTAAAACACCCATTGGTTGCAGCAAAGGAAATTCTTGCACCTATAGGTACAGCTTCCAACATTGTTGCTTTGATTGAGCACTGGAATGAAAATTATGACGGTTCGGGTTATCCCGGAATTTTAAAAGGCGATGATATCCCTGTCGGTACAAGTATCTTAGTGGCTGTAAATGCTTATTTTGCTTTGATTTCACCCAGACCGTACCGCAAGGCTTTTGATAAACAAGCAGCGCTTGAAATCTTAAACCAAGACGAAGGCAAAAAGTGGAGTCCTAAAGTTATAGAAATTATTAACCGTCTAATACTCGCCAAGAAATAA
- a CDS encoding DUF47 family protein, which yields MLAGLIKRILPPQEEYFYKSFESTTIICKNSCNNLLDVLTNGYSDDKVQKAKEYKRASARISEETLERLNQSFVTPIDREDIQHITSSLHKINRRICRACVNIKLFQIEEFDERIINQAKTLETALNELFYMVELLKNHKEVKSFVESYEKINEIETQGDEIFSNVIEDLFSGRYEAIDVIKLRDIHNNIETALNTSVIVADDITQIALKHG from the coding sequence ATGCTGGCAGGATTAATCAAAAGAATATTACCTCCGCAGGAAGAATATTTTTATAAAAGTTTTGAAAGTACCACAATAATTTGCAAAAATAGCTGTAACAACCTTTTAGACGTTTTGACTAACGGTTACAGCGATGATAAAGTTCAAAAAGCAAAAGAATATAAACGTGCAAGTGCAAGAATTTCCGAGGAAACTTTGGAGCGTTTAAACCAGTCTTTTGTAACGCCTATCGACAGAGAAGACATTCAACATATTACAAGCAGTTTGCATAAGATTAACAGAAGAATTTGCCGCGCGTGTGTGAATATTAAGTTATTCCAAATTGAAGAATTTGATGAAAGAATAATCAATCAGGCAAAAACTTTAGAAACAGCATTGAATGAATTATTTTATATGGTTGAACTTTTGAAAAACCACAAAGAAGTTAAATCATTTGTTGAAAGTTATGAAAAAATTAACGAGATAGAAACTCAGGGAGATGAAATTTTCTCTAACGTTATTGAGGATCTTTTCTCAGGCAGGTATGAAGCTATCGATGTTATTAAGCTCCGGGATATTCACAACAATATAGAAACAGCGCTTAATACAAGCGTAATTGTTGCTGATGATATTACTCAAATTGCTTTAAAACACGGTTAG
- a CDS encoding inorganic phosphate transporter yields MSITLFVLLMVILSALIFEFINGFHDSANAIATIVSTRVLSPRNAIIFGASLEFLGAFFGTHVAKTISSGILTVEAPPQTLIICALLAAIMWNLITWYFGIPSSSSHALIGGLIGAGIAFKGINALHITGIIKKVIIPMFTSPVLGFFIGFFFMLLLVWLVHKRNPDRINKWFKKLQLISSGLMAFSHGSNDAQKTMGIITLALFSFGFLKSAEHIPVWVIVICAFTMSAGVMSGGWKIIRTMGSKVIKLKPIHGFAAETSAAIIILTCSSLGIPISTTHVISTAIMGVGSTLRLSAVKWSLVKNILSAWVMTIPICMTLAFILYSLLKNLEFLKG; encoded by the coding sequence ATGTCTATAACGTTATTTGTTTTACTGATGGTTATTCTATCAGCGCTTATATTTGAGTTTATTAACGGATTTCATGACAGCGCCAATGCTATTGCTACCATCGTTTCAACAAGGGTTTTATCTCCGCGTAATGCAATTATATTCGGCGCTTCGTTAGAATTTTTGGGAGCGTTTTTCGGAACTCACGTTGCAAAAACCATAAGCAGCGGTATTTTAACAGTCGAAGCTCCGCCTCAAACTCTCATTATCTGTGCATTGCTGGCAGCTATTATGTGGAACCTTATAACCTGGTATTTCGGTATCCCGTCAAGCTCTTCTCATGCTTTAATCGGCGGGTTAATAGGTGCGGGTATCGCTTTTAAAGGAATTAACGCTCTTCATATTACAGGTATTATCAAAAAAGTTATTATTCCTATGTTTACATCCCCTGTTTTAGGGTTTTTCATAGGATTTTTCTTTATGCTGCTGTTGGTATGGCTTGTTCACAAAAGAAATCCTGATAGAATTAACAAGTGGTTTAAAAAACTTCAGCTTATTTCCTCAGGATTAATGGCATTCAGCCATGGTTCAAATGATGCCCAAAAAACAATGGGTATTATTACCCTGGCACTATTCAGTTTTGGGTTTTTGAAGAGCGCGGAACATATTCCTGTCTGGGTAATTGTTATTTGTGCGTTTACAATGTCTGCAGGTGTTATGTCAGGCGGTTGGAAAATCATCAGAACAATGGGTTCTAAGGTTATTAAATTGAAGCCTATTCACGGTTTTGCCGCTGAAACGTCAGCTGCTATTATCATTTTAACCTGCAGTTCTTTAGGTATCCCTATCAGTACCACCCATGTTATTTCTACGGCTATTATGGGGGTTGGAAGTACTTTAAGACTATCCGCCGTTAAGTGGTCGTTGGTTAAAAATATACTTTCTGCCTGGGTTATGACCATTCCTATTTGTATGACTTTGGCATTTATTTTGTATTCACTTTTGAAAAACTTAGAATTTTTGAAAGGTTAA
- a CDS encoding spore maturation protein has protein sequence MIKEILSTISLYALPVIVIAIPLFAMYKKVPVYETFIEGAKEGFSVGVSIIPYLVAILVAVGMFRASGGIELIARVLDPILTKINMPAEVLPLAIIRPLSGSGALGIFSEIAAQNGGNAFVTKMAAVMVGCSETTFYVLTVYFGSIGIVKFRHAVLAGLIADVAGIAMAVALSNLIF, from the coding sequence ATGATTAAAGAAATTTTAAGTACAATATCTCTTTATGCGCTGCCGGTGATAGTTATTGCTATTCCTTTATTTGCTATGTACAAAAAAGTTCCTGTATATGAAACTTTTATTGAAGGAGCAAAAGAGGGATTTTCTGTCGGGGTCTCGATTATTCCTTATCTGGTAGCTATTTTAGTTGCCGTAGGTATGTTTAGAGCTTCAGGCGGGATTGAGTTAATAGCAAGAGTCTTAGACCCTATTTTGACTAAAATTAACATGCCTGCAGAAGTCTTGCCGCTTGCTATTATCCGTCCGCTTTCAGGCAGCGGGGCTTTGGGCATTTTTTCCGAGATTGCAGCCCAAAACGGCGGAAACGCCTTTGTTACGAAAATGGCAGCTGTTATGGTTGGCTGCAGTGAAACCACTTTTTATGTATTAACGGTTTATTTTGGCAGCATCGGAATTGTGAAATTCAGGCATGCTGTTTTGGCGGGGTTAATAGCTGACGTTGCAGGTATTGCAATGGCTGTTGCTTTAAGTAATTTGATTTTTTAA